Part of the Catenulispora sp. EB89 genome, GGGTCCTGACCACCGAAATGACACCGGTTTGACGCCTTTGGGACGGCGCGCCGACGCCGGGTTCGCTCAGGACACTGGGTGTCGTGGAAAACGAGCCTCAGATGACGTCCTCGTGTCCGACCAACCCGCGGCCGGGGTCCCTGGTCAGCTACGCCGGAAAGACGTACAAGCTCATGGCTTACGTCGGTGTGAACACGGTGGCGCTGCGACCGCCGGACGGCGGTGTGGAGACCTGGGTGTCGGTGGATGACATCAGCACCAGTCCGGGGTCCGAGTAGCGGCGTTTACGCCAAGGGCAAGATGCGGCCCGCGTCGCGGCGCCACATCTGACAGATGTGGCGGACGGACGGCGGGGAGGCCAAACTTCCCCCATGAACACCGAGCACCCTGCCGTCCGCACCGAGAAGAGCGGTCCCGTCACCACCGTCATCCTGCATCGTCCCGAGGTGCGCAATGCCGTGGATCCGGCGACGGCTTTGGCGTTGCTGGCGGCGTTCCGGGAGTTCGAGGAGGATGCCGACGCGCATGTCGCGGTGTTCTATGGCGAGGGCGGGACGTTCTGTGCCGGCTTCGATCTCAAGGCTTTGACCGTCGGTGCGGTGCCGGCCGGGATGCTCGCCTACGGCGATGGGCCGATGGGGCCCTCGCGGCTGCGGCTTTCGAAGCCGGTGATCGCGGCGGTTGCGGGGCATGCTGTGGCCGGCGGGCTGGAGCTGGCGTTGTGGTGCGACCTGCGGGTCGTGGAGGAGAGTGCGGTCTTCGGTGTCTTCTGTCGGCGGTGGGGCGTGCCGCTGGTCGACGGTGGCACGGTGCGACTCCCGCGTCTGATCGGGCACAGCCGCGCGATGGACATGATCCTCACCGGGCGCGCCGTCGCCGCCGATGAGGCTCTGGGCTGGGGCCTCGCCAATCGGGTCGTGGCGGACGGGACGGTTCGCGAGGCCGCCGAGGCGCTGGCCGCCGAGATCGCCGCGTTGCCGCAGCTCTGCCTGCGCGAGGACCGTATGTCAGTGCTCGAACAAGACGGGCTGGACGAGGAAGCCGCCCTGCGCAACGAGCTGCGGCACGGGCAGGTGTCTTTGGCCGAGGCGGTCTCGGGTGCGCAGCGGTTCGCCGACGGGGCCGGACGCCACGGGACCTCGGCGTGACACCCCGCGCGACACCGCGCGCGACAACCCGCGTCGTCATCCTCAATGGCGGCTCCAGCTCCGGCAAGACCACCATCGCGCGCAGGCTTCAGGCCGTTCTGCCACAGCCCTGGCTCGCCTTCAGCATCGACGACTTCGTCGACGCGCTGCCGGAGAAAATGCTCTCCGCAGACAGCGGAATCCAGTTCGAAGCGGACGGCGGGGTCGCCGTCGGCGCGGACTTCCGCGCCCTGGAAGCCGCCTGGATGGCCGGCATCGCCGCGACCGTTCGCGCCGGCGCGAACGTCGTCGTCGACGACGTCTTCCTCGGCGGCGCGGCCAGC contains:
- the cpt gene encoding chloramphenicol phosphotransferase CPT, which codes for MTPRATPRATTRVVILNGGSSSGKTTIARRLQAVLPQPWLAFSIDDFVDALPEKMLSADSGIQFEADGGVAVGADFRALEAAWMAGIAATVRAGANVVVDDVFLGGAASQHRWEQALGDLNVLWVGVRCDAAVAARREQQRGDRTVGMAAQQADVVHKGVRYDLIVDTTDTDPTDCAGTIADCISWLRPAATPTTA
- a CDS encoding crotonase/enoyl-CoA hydratase family protein translates to MNTEHPAVRTEKSGPVTTVILHRPEVRNAVDPATALALLAAFREFEEDADAHVAVFYGEGGTFCAGFDLKALTVGAVPAGMLAYGDGPMGPSRLRLSKPVIAAVAGHAVAGGLELALWCDLRVVEESAVFGVFCRRWGVPLVDGGTVRLPRLIGHSRAMDMILTGRAVAADEALGWGLANRVVADGTVREAAEALAAEIAALPQLCLREDRMSVLEQDGLDEEAALRNELRHGQVSLAEAVSGAQRFADGAGRHGTSA